A genomic segment from Truepera sp. encodes:
- a CDS encoding DUF1788 domain-containing protein has product MYSLKADFDELRTRIRQGRELNHASFEPIYYLVFPPKQVLAVKRQTPAWISRLKQDGWNVKTLSMAEEIDRILKADGRRNLWLQMDRQAPLNWKRTNDSLANALTYDNRLVESLKSALRSMQEDPKGLLLVTDLEALHPYIRIGAIEGHLQGEFNVPTVFLYPGVRTGKTRLKFLGFYPDDGNYRSVHVGG; this is encoded by the coding sequence ATGTACTCGCTCAAGGCTGATTTCGACGAGCTCCGGACGCGAATCCGGCAGGGTCGCGAGCTGAACCATGCCAGCTTCGAACCGATCTACTACCTGGTGTTCCCACCGAAGCAAGTTCTAGCGGTGAAACGCCAGACGCCAGCCTGGATCTCGAGGCTCAAGCAGGACGGCTGGAACGTCAAGACCCTATCGATGGCGGAGGAGATCGACCGCATCCTCAAGGCCGATGGCAGACGTAACCTATGGCTCCAGATGGATCGCCAGGCGCCACTCAACTGGAAAAGGACCAACGACTCGCTCGCCAATGCCCTTACGTATGACAACCGACTCGTCGAGAGCCTGAAGTCTGCACTCCGGTCGATGCAAGAGGACCCAAAGGGCTTGCTGCTCGTCACGGACCTCGAAGCGCTGCATCCCTACATCCGCATCGGCGCCATCGAGGGGCATCTACAGGGCGAGTTCAACGTACCTACCGTCTTCCTGTACCCGGGCGTGCGGACCGGCAAGACCAGGCTTAAGTTCCTTGGCTTCTACCCCGACGACGGAAACTACCGCTCCGTCCACGTCGGCGGCTGA
- a CDS encoding IS3 family transposase, whose protein sequence is MDAYKARFGVEPICEILNEMEIQIAPSTYYAAIKRPPSARALSDERLVPLVRQVHAANYSCYGVRKMWHALNRLQHALGRDQVARLMKMAGVRGRSRLRRVITTKRAAGRERYPDLVRREWDNGAPDIVWVADFTHVRTSEGTVYVSFLQDAGSRRILGFTIASSQSEDLVLKAVDQAVTARRRFDSQFTGEGVIHHSDAGSQFTANAFTSALQAAGVQISMDGRGAWRDNVFIERFWWTLKHEEVYLRAYDSVWEARQCISNYLDYYNADRFHSSLEDQTPXEAYTXSLPAAKATLLLPGPSQPQAQVMSLC, encoded by the coding sequence ATCGACGCGTACAAGGCGCGCTTCGGGGTCGAGCCGATCTGTGAGATCCTCAACGAGATGGAGATCCAGATCGCCCCCAGCACGTACTACGCGGCCATCAAGCGCCCACCTTCAGCGCGAGCCCTATCCGACGAGCGCCTGGTGCCGCTGGTGCGGCAGGTGCACGCCGCCAACTACTCCTGTTACGGGGTCAGGAAGATGTGGCACGCTTTGAACCGCTTGCAGCACGCTCTGGGACGTGATCAGGTGGCGCGCCTCATGAAGATGGCTGGGGTGCGGGGCCGCTCGCGGCTCAGGCGCGTGATCACCACCAAACGCGCAGCGGGCCGTGAGCGCTATCCCGACCTGGTGCGGCGCGAATGGGATAACGGCGCGCCGGATATCGTGTGGGTCGCTGATTTCACGCACGTCAGGACCAGCGAGGGAACCGTGTACGTGTCGTTCCTGCAGGACGCCGGCAGTCGGCGCATCCTGGGTTTCACCATCGCCAGCAGCCAGAGCGAGGATCTCGTCCTGAAGGCGGTGGATCAGGCGGTGACCGCGAGGCGCCGCTTCGATTCGCAGTTCACCGGCGAGGGCGTCATCCATCATTCCGACGCTGGCAGTCAGTTCACTGCCAATGCCTTCACCAGCGCGTTGCAGGCGGCTGGCGTGCAGATCAGCATGGATGGTCGAGGCGCCTGGAGGGACAACGTCTTCATCGAGCGTTTCTGGTGGACGTTGAAGCACGAGGAGGTCTACTTGCGGGCCTACGACAGCGTGTGGGAAGCCCGGCAATGCATCAGYAAYTACCTGGACTACTACAACGCTGACAGGTTCCATTCGAGCYTGGAGGACCAAACCCCRRTCGAGGCTTACACCCRCTCGCTACCAGCRGCYAAGGCAACGCTACTGCTGCCGGGACCGAGCCAACCCCAAGCGCAGGTCATGAGCCTGTGCTAG
- a CDS encoding right-handed parallel beta-helix repeat-containing protein has product MAVAFVLASCTQDLSATNGRGGLETTAWSWVAVGYSDAEIAGGQAPIQVQATSEGAVEDISITASGHDIWNTRDEFVYYYTKLEADGSLSVRLSSFDPANPWSKAGIMIRKNLEDDAPNALLHISGSNGSVLQTRDSSGASTRVENSSSATKPGSFMRLTRAGDDLIAELSTDGTAWSELGRVTLNLDGPVLIGLAVTANPETEGELPKVRAEFSDLAYMPEKSVAEPSDPTPPTQPTEPTEPAPAPRLEVPQATLYVSPSGSSNNSGRSVDSPLTLAAATSIVRPGDVVYLRGGVYPLNHYFTRSGTRTEPIIWASYPGEWAIFDGSGLRRGSASDRVWVRDASWNVFANFEVRNSPQQGVLVQGSNDNRFYGLITHGNHGSGIQLMNSSRNVLEYIITYDNVDEKNPRGEAGEDADGIGISSGDRNIIRYTVTYSNSDDGIDAWTSTNTLIDSVISFDNGRLAEGDGNGFKLGGPVSSSNTIVQRSIAFNNRSRGFTSNGGSNVQMLNNTAFGNAGVAFQGDRSTTLRNNLSDTTRLDLASASSSHNSWDIGIRNPTFASTSPSNPGFLALAESSPARNAGTDVGLPFSGSAPDLGALQYPMTIAGLVNNPSFGMAELAEVISNLR; this is encoded by the coding sequence TTGGCTGTCGCGTTCGTACTCGCTTCATGTACACAAGACTTGTCTGCGACAAACGGCCGTGGCGGCCTAGAAACTACGGCCTGGTCGTGGGTTGCCGTTGGTTATAGCGATGCAGAAATCGCCGGTGGCCAAGCGCCCATTCAGGTCCAAGCAACGAGCGAGGGCGCGGTAGAAGACATCTCGATCACCGCCTCTGGGCATGACATCTGGAACACGAGAGACGAGTTCGTCTACTACTACACCAAACTCGAGGCCGACGGCTCGCTATCGGTCAGGCTCAGCTCTTTCGATCCCGCCAACCCGTGGAGCAAAGCCGGCATCATGATACGGAAGAACCTGGAAGACGATGCTCCCAATGCACTGCTGCACATAAGCGGTTCAAATGGCTCAGTGCTTCAAACCAGAGATAGTAGTGGTGCGTCCACGAGGGTCGAGAACTCCAGTTCCGCGACGAAGCCTGGCTCATTCATGCGGCTCACCCGAGCTGGTGATGATCTCATCGCAGAACTGTCCACAGACGGAACGGCGTGGAGTGAACTGGGTCGCGTAACGCTGAACCTAGATGGGCCAGTACTGATAGGACTGGCTGTAACCGCCAACCCTGAGACTGAGGGTGAGTTGCCGAAGGTAAGAGCCGAGTTCTCTGACCTGGCTTACATGCCGGAGAAATCAGTGGCAGAGCCGAGCGATCCCACACCACCAACTCAACCTACGGAGCCCACCGAGCCCGCTCCTGCGCCCAGGCTTGAAGTGCCACAGGCCACCCTCTACGTGTCGCCATCGGGCTCGAGCAACAACTCGGGTAGGAGCGTTGACTCACCTCTCACGCTGGCAGCAGCAACCAGCATCGTTCGACCAGGCGACGTGGTCTACCTTCGGGGAGGCGTTTATCCGCTCAACCACTACTTCACTCGATCCGGAACGAGGACCGAACCAATAATCTGGGCCTCATATCCGGGTGAGTGGGCCATCTTCGATGGCTCGGGCCTAAGGCGTGGGTCGGCCAGTGACAGGGTATGGGTACGAGACGCATCGTGGAACGTGTTCGCGAACTTCGAAGTGAGGAACAGCCCTCAACAGGGCGTACTTGTTCAGGGCTCGAACGACAATCGGTTCTATGGCCTGATCACGCACGGCAACCATGGCTCGGGAATCCAGTTGATGAACTCCAGTCGCAACGTATTGGAGTACATCATCACTTACGATAACGTCGACGAGAAGAACCCCCGTGGAGAAGCCGGCGAGGACGCTGATGGCATCGGTATTTCGTCGGGGGACCGGAACATCATCCGCTATACGGTTACCTACTCCAACTCCGACGATGGCATAGACGCTTGGACGTCCACCAATACACTAATTGACAGCGTAATCAGCTTCGATAACGGTCGCCTAGCTGAAGGTGATGGTAACGGGTTCAAATTGGGCGGGCCCGTTTCGTCGAGCAACACCATCGTTCAACGCTCGATAGCGTTCAACAACAGGTCTCGGGGTTTCACGAGTAACGGCGGAAGCAACGTGCAAATGCTGAACAACACGGCATTTGGTAACGCCGGAGTGGCATTCCAAGGAGACAGGTCCACCACTTTGAGGAACAACCTGTCGGACACGACACGGTTAGATCTCGCTTCCGCCTCGTCGAGCCACAACAGTTGGGATATCGGCATTCGCAACCCCACGTTCGCAAGCACATCACCCTCGAATCCCGGATTCCTTGCCCTCGCCGAAAGTAGTCCGGCCAGGAATGCGGGCACCGATGTAGGGCTGCCCTTCTCAGGTTCAGCTCCAGACCTGGGTGCCCTTCAGTACCCCATGACGATTGCAGGGCTTGTGAACAACCCCTCCTTTGGAATGGCCGAACTGGCGGAAGTGATCTCCAACCTTAGGTAA
- a CDS encoding glycosyltransferase: protein MIENNLKPRITFVIISLFKGGAETQMVRLAVALADRGWTVRIVTLMDLNDYGGVLSEKNILVDSLGIPRGRYDPRSLPKLVRLFRRHRPDIVCTFLYHSNVLGRVAARLAGVPVVVSSIRNAVFGGWLADKLMSMTDKLATRTTTNSELAAKALLERRVVRPERLQVIRNAVELSAPGSEVKSRDQLVGRALGSTWLWLSVGRLEPQKANEVAMKALARLRKEGKDVHLAIAGSGSQEGELLALRSALDLDDSVSFLGNRKDIGELMAASDGLVLASRWEGLPNVVLEACLAGLPVVATSVGGVTEIIENDRTGVVVVPDDEEALADGMRRLMQLSPEQRAEMTRTAREYVESAFEPQAVMDVWEGLFEELLDGRRRR from the coding sequence GTGATCGAGAACAACCTCAAACCCCGCATCACGTTCGTCATCATCAGCCTATTCAAGGGTGGTGCTGAGACCCAAATGGTCAGGCTCGCGGTCGCCCTAGCCGATCGCGGCTGGACCGTCCGGATCGTGACCTTGATGGACCTCAATGACTATGGAGGCGTCCTGAGCGAGAAGAACATACTGGTTGATAGCCTGGGAATACCCCGTGGTAGGTATGACCCACGCAGCCTACCGAAACTCGTACGGCTCTTTCGGAGGCACAGGCCAGATATCGTGTGTACTTTCTTGTACCACTCCAACGTTCTCGGACGCGTGGCCGCGCGCCTGGCGGGCGTACCGGTCGTCGTGAGCTCGATCCGGAACGCCGTGTTCGGCGGTTGGCTGGCCGACAAGCTCATGTCGATGACGGACAAACTCGCCACGAGGACGACCACCAATTCTGAGCTTGCCGCTAAAGCGCTACTGGAACGGCGCGTGGTTCGGCCCGAGAGGCTGCAGGTGATTCGTAACGCAGTCGAGCTCAGTGCGCCGGGGTCCGAGGTGAAGTCACGGGACCAGCTCGTTGGAAGGGCTTTGGGCTCGACGTGGTTGTGGCTCTCCGTCGGTAGGTTGGAGCCGCAGAAGGCGAACGAGGTCGCCATGAAAGCTCTGGCCAGGTTGAGGAAAGAGGGCAAGGACGTGCATTTGGCGATCGCAGGGAGCGGCTCTCAAGAAGGTGAGCTACTTGCGCTTAGGTCGGCCCTGGACCTGGACGACAGCGTTTCATTTCTCGGCAATCGCAAGGACATCGGAGAGCTGATGGCTGCGTCGGACGGTCTAGTACTGGCCTCCCGCTGGGAGGGGCTGCCGAACGTAGTACTGGAGGCATGCCTGGCCGGTTTGCCGGTCGTGGCAACTTCAGTAGGCGGTGTAACTGAGATCATCGAGAACGATCGAACGGGTGTCGTCGTAGTTCCTGACGACGAGGAAGCGCTTGCAGATGGAATGCGGCGACTAATGCAGCTTTCACCTGAGCAGAGAGCAGAGATGACCAGGACGGCTCGAGAGTACGTGGAGAGCGCCTTCGAGCCCCAAGCGGTGATGGACGTTTGGGAAGGGTTGTTCGAAGAACTCCTGGATGGTCGTCGGCGCCGCTGA
- a CDS encoding BrxE family protein translates to MNEPHLRRLLQLRLAVSYLGERAQFAWWSTAFFEAASKQFLEPVFPKTAFWAQYHGVVEAGRRVHDERLSVGSFHLFRLPEELEQDLLAELKRVAGSEVASLAPSGKDEALETLRDISGATNGDSSEGPMLVGEMHQLFEPEAITTVARSYLRAFLHGMQVFPYFDGKQ, encoded by the coding sequence ATGAACGAGCCTCATCTCAGGCGACTTCTTCAGCTTAGGCTGGCCGTGTCCTATCTAGGAGAACGCGCTCAGTTCGCGTGGTGGTCCACAGCGTTTTTCGAGGCCGCAAGTAAACAGTTCCTGGAGCCCGTGTTTCCAAAGACGGCTTTCTGGGCCCAATATCATGGTGTGGTTGAAGCCGGTCGGCGCGTCCATGACGAGCGCCTGAGCGTGGGAAGTTTCCACCTATTTAGGCTGCCAGAGGAACTCGAGCAGGACCTATTAGCCGAGTTGAAGCGCGTAGCAGGGTCTGAGGTCGCCTCGTTGGCGCCTAGTGGTAAGGACGAAGCATTAGAGACGCTGCGTGATATCTCTGGCGCGACCAATGGGGATTCTTCCGAAGGCCCCATGCTCGTTGGGGAAATGCACCAGCTATTCGAGCCAGAGGCTATTACTACGGTTGCAAGGTCCTATCTGCGTGCGTTCCTGCACGGGATGCAAGTGTTCCCATACTTCGACGGCAAGCAGTGA
- a CDS encoding ADP-ribosylglycohydrolase family protein — protein MVHCRGGQGRTGTIASIALCTFGHAPDEAIRLVREAQPRAVENHTQQAYVREAGIRLAPRSPNVVAAEHVPARSSAALNDAADRSRGALLGLAVGDALGTTLEFKQPGTFEPLTDMVGGGPFNLEAGEWTDDTSMALCLAESLVEKGGFDLLDQMERYVRWWREGHFSVKGYCFDIGNATSAALRRFEQTGEPFSGSTDRYSAGNGSIMRLAPMPIAFAHDPVEAIRLAGESSRTTHGARACVDACRYMAGLIVGAINGASKEELLAPYFTPSPGSWEEGPLCDEVAEVAGGSFLRKEPPEIRGSGYVVASLEAALWAFARSSSFEEGALLAVNLGDDADTTGAVYGQMAGAYYGATGIPDRWVELLALSDRIEKFADQLVFEE, from the coding sequence GTGGTGCATTGCCGTGGCGGGCAGGGCCGCACGGGGACGATCGCCTCCATCGCGCTGTGCACGTTCGGGCACGCACCCGACGAAGCTATCCGCCTGGTGCGTGAAGCGCAGCCGCGCGCGGTCGAGAACCATACCCAGCAGGCGTACGTGCGGGAGGCAGGCATTCGCTTGGCGCCCAGGAGCCCCAATGTGGTGGCCGCGGAACATGTGCCGGCGCGTTCTTCAGCGGCGCTAAACGACGCTGCCGACCGCAGCCGCGGCGCCCTGCTCGGCCTGGCTGTTGGCGACGCCCTGGGAACGACCCTGGAGTTCAAGCAGCCCGGCACCTTCGAACCCCTTACCGACATGGTGGGTGGCGGGCCGTTCAACCTTGAGGCGGGCGAGTGGACCGACGACACGAGCATGGCCCTATGTCTGGCGGAGAGCTTAGTGGAGAAGGGGGGCTTCGATCTGCTGGATCAGATGGAGCGGTACGTGCGGTGGTGGCGCGAGGGGCACTTCAGTGTCAAGGGTTACTGCTTTGACATCGGCAACGCCACAAGTGCGGCCTTGCGGCGCTTTGAGCAGACGGGCGAGCCGTTCTCGGGCTCGACCGATAGGTACTCGGCGGGTAACGGCAGCATCATGCGTTTGGCGCCTATGCCAATAGCGTTTGCACATGATCCGGTTGAGGCGATCCGCTTGGCGGGCGAGAGCTCGCGCACCACTCACGGCGCCCGGGCCTGCGTGGACGCCTGCCGCTATATGGCCGGCCTGATTGTTGGGGCCATCAACGGTGCTAGCAAGGAGGAGTTGCTCGCCCCTTATTTCACGCCGAGTCCGGGTTCGTGGGAGGAGGGGCCGCTGTGCGACGAGGTGGCTGAGGTGGCGGGTGGGTCGTTTTTGCGTAAGGAGCCGCCTGAGATTCGGGGGAGTGGGTACGTGGTGGCGTCGTTGGAGGCGGCGTTGTGGGCGTTTGCGAGGAGCAGCTCATTCGAGGAGGGCGCATTACTGGCGGTGAACCTGGGTGATGATGCTGACACCACTGGCGCCGTGTACGGGCAGATGGCGGGCGCCTACTACGGTGCCACCGGGATCCCTGATAGATGGGTGGAGTTGCTTGCGCTGTCCGACCGCATTGAGAAATTCGCGGATCAATTGGTCTTCGAGGAGTAG
- a CDS encoding DUF1819 family protein, translated as MTASIKYDTNLAMGLGLIDETKVLLDAWEPPMSAPELYEVILESGALSRISAYRLRNIVVRAFGNRYLTDDGKPASALKHLVTALPASQLEQLFYLYTARANRIFADFVRQVYWPAYQSAASFLTKAMAETFIWRAIDDGKTPSRWADGQVMRVGRYLTGCCTDFGLLGPPSTAGRPLRSFSIEPDVVTYLAYDLHFKGIGDNTLLSHEDWSLFGLERQDVLEALKRNSLKGHFIVQAAGDVVRIDWKHRGMEALCDVLAQG; from the coding sequence GTGACAGCAAGTATAAAGTACGACACTAACCTGGCCATGGGCCTGGGCCTAATAGACGAAACGAAGGTGTTGTTGGATGCCTGGGAGCCTCCCATGAGCGCACCTGAACTTTACGAGGTAATTCTGGAGTCTGGGGCCCTGTCACGGATATCCGCGTACCGCCTCCGCAATATCGTCGTACGGGCTTTCGGAAACCGATACCTCACCGACGATGGCAAACCAGCATCGGCCCTAAAACATCTGGTCACCGCCCTGCCTGCTTCTCAGCTCGAGCAGCTCTTCTATCTCTACACGGCGCGCGCGAACCGGATCTTCGCGGACTTCGTCAGACAGGTCTACTGGCCGGCATACCAATCGGCAGCCTCATTCCTGACCAAGGCTATGGCGGAGACGTTCATCTGGCGGGCGATCGACGACGGCAAGACGCCTTCCCGCTGGGCCGACGGACAGGTGATGCGCGTCGGGAGGTATCTCACCGGATGCTGCACTGACTTCGGGCTACTTGGGCCGCCGTCAACTGCCGGCCGGCCCCTACGCTCCTTCTCGATCGAACCGGACGTGGTCACCTACCTCGCCTACGACCTCCACTTCAAGGGCATCGGGGACAACACGCTCCTGTCGCATGAGGACTGGAGCTTGTTTGGGTTGGAGCGTCAGGACGTTCTCGAGGCCCTGAAGCGCAACTCGTTGAAGGGCCACTTCATCGTCCAGGCAGCCGGTGACGTGGTGCGGATCGATTGGAAGCACCGTGGAATGGAGGCGCTCTGCGATGTACTCGCTCAAGGCTGA
- a CDS encoding CBS domain-containing protein → MPRITDDESNRVDRFLNAFNVVEGEVRKRTGVGAEVSFREASRALARNQGWWQAHEPFMSTFAEIRNFLVHTRTRPEFVAAVPHPDTVDRIERIAESLARPKRVTPTFRTEVAAFSPDQPLTDLLRIVHERDVTFFPIVGSDGFQGLITGNGIMRWLAWLADEDPLTDLSEIPVSSILGFEESRTNYHFVPHDTPVLEAFDHFRQRPELEAVLITHNGRASEALLGIITIWDVTNRMVD, encoded by the coding sequence ATGCCCAGAATCACGGACGACGAATCCAATCGAGTCGATCGATTCTTGAATGCATTCAATGTAGTGGAAGGTGAGGTGCGGAAGAGAACCGGAGTTGGAGCGGAGGTTTCTTTCCGGGAGGCATCGCGCGCCTTAGCTAGGAACCAAGGTTGGTGGCAAGCACATGAACCGTTTATGAGTACCTTTGCCGAAATCAGAAACTTCCTGGTTCATACCCGTACTCGCCCAGAATTCGTTGCGGCTGTGCCTCATCCAGACACGGTCGATCGTATCGAGCGAATCGCTGAATCTCTGGCCCGGCCTAAGCGGGTCACTCCCACGTTCAGAACTGAAGTGGCAGCCTTTAGCCCAGATCAACCGCTTACCGACCTCCTAAGGATAGTTCACGAAAGGGACGTGACGTTCTTCCCAATTGTCGGCAGCGACGGGTTTCAAGGGCTCATTACCGGAAATGGAATCATGCGTTGGTTAGCCTGGTTAGCTGATGAAGATCCTCTAACTGATCTCTCCGAGATACCTGTGTCGAGCATTCTAGGCTTCGAAGAAAGCAGAACTAACTACCATTTCGTGCCTCACGACACACCGGTCCTTGAGGCTTTTGACCACTTCCGTCAGCGCCCGGAACTAGAGGCAGTCTTGATCACTCATAACGGCAGGGCGTCTGAGGCGCTGCTAGGCATCATCACAATCTGGGACGTGACGAATCGAATGGTGGATTGA